One region of Zingiber officinale cultivar Zhangliang chromosome 7B, Zo_v1.1, whole genome shotgun sequence genomic DNA includes:
- the LOC122006110 gene encoding sulfate transporter 3.1-like: MGNAELPAGAEYARRVPVPPGRPFLDTFKANLKETFFPDDPLRQFRHQPAPRKLVLGLKYFFPILDWAPTYTFSFFKSDLIAGVTIASLAIPQGISYAKLANLPPILGLYSSFVPPLVYAMMGSSRDLAVGTVAVASLLISSMLSKEISPTQQPSLYLHVAFTATFFAGLFEAALGFLRLGFIVDFLSHATIVGFMAGAATVVSLQQLKGMLGLHHFTTATDLISVMKSVFSQVHQWRWETAVLGCCFLFFLLLTRFFSKRNPRFFWVSAAAPLTSVILGSLLVYLTHAENHGVEVIGHLKKGLNPLSATSLTFEPSYLMVALKTGIITGIIALAEGIAVGRSFAMFKNYHIDGNKEMIAFGTMNIVGSLTSCYLTTGPFSRSAVNYNAGCKTAMSNVVMALAVMITLLFLTPLFYYTPLVVLSAIIISAMLGLIDYEAAMHLWHVDKVDFCVCLGAYLGVVFGSVEIGLVIAVSISILRVLLFIARPRTTALGHIPNSMAYRRVDQYSMAQSVPGVLILHIDAPIYFANAGYLRERISRWIDEETKSSKGEEMDLHYLILDLGAVGSIDTSGISMIEEVKKIIERIDIKLVLANPGSEVMKKLDSSNVLEAIGHEWIFLTVADAVAACNFALHKCKPNDSSCEDAV, from the exons ATGGGGAATGCGGAGCTGCCGGCGGGGGCGGAGTACGCCCGGAGGGTTCCGGTTCCTCCGGGGCGGCCGTTCCTAGACACCTTCAAGGCCAACCTGAAGGAGACGTTCTTCCCGGACGACCCCCTCCGGCAGTTCCGCCACCAGCCGGCGCCGCGGAAGCTCGTCCTGGGCCTCAAATACTTCTTCCCCATCCTCGATTGGGCCCCCACCTACACCTTCTCCTTCTTCAAGTCCGACCTCATCGCGGGCGTCACCATTGCCAGCCTCGCCATCCCCCAGGGCATCAGCTACGCCAAGCTCGCCAACCTCCCTCCCATCCTCGGCCTCT ATTCGAGCTTTGTGCCGCCGCTGGTGTACGCGATGATGGGGAGCTCACGCGACCTGGCTGTCGGCACGGTGGCCGTAGCGTCGCTCTTGATCAGCTCCATGTTGTCCAAGGAGATCTCCCCTACGCAGCAGCCGTCATTGTACTTGCACGTCGCCTTCACCgccaccttcttcgccggcctcTTTGAGGCCGCCCTCGGCTTCCTCAG GCTCGGCTTCATAGTGGACTTCTTGTCCCACGCAACCATAGTAGGGTTCATGGCAGGGGCTGCCACCGTAGTCTCTCTTCAGCAGCTGAAGGGGATGCTCGGTCTCCACCACTTCACCACTGCTACTGATCTGATCTCCGTCATGAAGTCAGTCTTTTCTCAAGTTCATCAG TGGAGGTGGGAAACTGCCGTGCTTGGGTgctgcttcctcttcttccttctcctcacccgtTTCTTT AGTAAAAGGAACCCAAGGTTCTTCTGGGTTTCAGCAGCTGCGCCCTTGACTTCCGTGATTCTTGGAAGCCTTCTCGTCTACCTCACTCATGCAGAAAACCATGGAGTTGAAGTG ATTGGGCACCTGAAGAAGGGTCTGAATCCACTGTCAGCGACGAGCCTGACCTTCGAGCCATCATATCTTATGGTTGCACTTAAGACTGGTATTATCACTGGCATAATCGCCCTCGCg GAAGGTATTGCAGTAGGAAGAAGTTTTGCTATGTTCAAGAACTACCACATTGATGGCAACAAAGAGATGATAGCTTTCGGGACAATGAACATTGTGGGATCACTGACTTCTTGTTACTTAACAACTG GGCCGTTCTCGCGATCGGCGGTTAACTACAATGCGGGTTGCAAGACGGCAATGTCCAATGTGGTGATGGCATTGGCAGTTATGATCACTTTGTTGTTCTTAACCCCGCTGTTTTACTACACCCCTTTGGTCGTCCTCTCGGCCATCATCATCTCTGCCATGCTTGGGCTCATTGACTACGAGGCAGCAATGCATTTGTGGCATGTTGACAAGGTTGATTTCTGTGTTTGCTTGGGTGCATACTTGGGAGTTGTCTTTGGTAGTGTCGAGATCGGACTAGTTATCGCG GTGTCGATCTCTATACTGAGGGTCTTGCTCTTCATTGCAAGGCCGAGGACTACTGCACTCGGTCACATCCCCAATTCGATGGCGTACCGAAGAGTAGATCAGTATTCAATGGCACAAAGTGTTCCCGGAGTTCTCATCCTACATATCGATGCGCCTATATACTTTGCCAATGCTGGCTACCTGAGAGAAAG GATATCAAGGTGGATTGACGAGGAGACCAAGAGCTCGAAGGGGGAGGAGATGGATTTACACTACTTGATCTTGGACTTGGGTG CTGTTGGTAGCATTGATACTAGTGGAATCAGCATGATAGAAGAGGTGAAAAAGATCATCGAGAGAATCGACATTAAG CTTGTGCTAGCAAACCCAGGGAGTGAGGTAATGAAGAAGCTAGACTCATCAAACGTCCTTGAAGCCATTGGCCATGAGTGGATCTTCCTCACCGTGGCGGACGCAGTCGCAGCTTGTAACTTCGCGCTGCACAAGTGCAAGCCCAACGATTCGTCGTGCGAGGATGCTGTTTAA
- the LOC122006111 gene encoding TATA-box-binding protein-like isoform X1: MAEQGLEGSQPVDLSKHPSGIVPTLQNIVSTVNLDCKLDLKAIALQARNAEYNPKRFAAVIMRIREPKTTALIFASGKMVCTGAKSEQQSKLAARKYARIIQKLGFPAKFKDFKIQNIVGSCDVKFPIRLEGLAYSHGAFCSYEPELFPGLIYRMKQPKIVLLIFVSGKIVITGAKVREETYLAFENIYPVLTEFRKNQQ; this comes from the exons ATGGCCGAACAGGGCCTAGAGGGAAGCCAACCTGTTGACCTCTCCAAACATCCTTCTGGCATCGTTCCGACACTTCA GAACATTGTTTCAACTGTTAACCTGGACTGCAAGTTGGATCTTAAAGCAATAGCTCTACAAGCTCGTAATGCTGAGTATAATCCAAAG CGTTTTGCTGCAGTAATTATGCGAATAAGAGAGCCAAAAACTACTGCATTGATATTTGCATCTGGAAAGATG GTATGTACTGGAGCAAAAAGTGAGCAGCAATCGAAACTTGCAGCAAGAAAG TATGCTAGAATAATTCAGAAGCTTGGCTTTCCGGCCAAGTTTAAG GATTTTAAGATTCAGAATATTGTGGGTTCTTGCGATGTCAAATTCCCAATCAGGCTAGAAGGCCTCGCATATTCTCATGGTGCCTTTTGCAGT TATGAGCCAGAGCTCTTTCCTGGTCTGATCTACCGAATGAAGCAACCAAAAATTGTTCTTCTGATATTCGTATCAGGAAAAATTGTTATTACTGGAGCTAAG GTGAGAGAGGAGACatacttagcatttgaaaacatatatccagTTCTAACAGAGTTCAGGAAAAACCAGCAATG A
- the LOC122006111 gene encoding TATA-box-binding protein-like isoform X2: protein MFFLIIRNIVSTVNLDCKLDLKAIALQARNAEYNPKRFAAVIMRIREPKTTALIFASGKMVCTGAKSEQQSKLAARKYARIIQKLGFPAKFKDFKIQNIVGSCDVKFPIRLEGLAYSHGAFCSYEPELFPGLIYRMKQPKIVLLIFVSGKIVITGAKVREETYLAFENIYPVLTEFRKNQQ, encoded by the exons A TGTTCTTTCTCATAATCAGGAACATTGTTTCAACTGTTAACCTGGACTGCAAGTTGGATCTTAAAGCAATAGCTCTACAAGCTCGTAATGCTGAGTATAATCCAAAG CGTTTTGCTGCAGTAATTATGCGAATAAGAGAGCCAAAAACTACTGCATTGATATTTGCATCTGGAAAGATG GTATGTACTGGAGCAAAAAGTGAGCAGCAATCGAAACTTGCAGCAAGAAAG TATGCTAGAATAATTCAGAAGCTTGGCTTTCCGGCCAAGTTTAAG GATTTTAAGATTCAGAATATTGTGGGTTCTTGCGATGTCAAATTCCCAATCAGGCTAGAAGGCCTCGCATATTCTCATGGTGCCTTTTGCAGT TATGAGCCAGAGCTCTTTCCTGGTCTGATCTACCGAATGAAGCAACCAAAAATTGTTCTTCTGATATTCGTATCAGGAAAAATTGTTATTACTGGAGCTAAG GTGAGAGAGGAGACatacttagcatttgaaaacatatatccagTTCTAACAGAGTTCAGGAAAAACCAGCAATG A